A single region of the Streptomyces sp. NBC_00425 genome encodes:
- a CDS encoding ricin-type beta-trefoil lectin domain protein — MFRLIRAVLSAAVVAAAVPLALLSAPQALALDNGLARTPQLGWNDWNSFGCNTSDRLIRQTADAMVSSGMAAAGYQYVNIDDCWSTRNRDAGGNLVADPVKFPNGMKAVADYVHGKGLKLGIYSSAGLTTCAGYPASLGNEQRDANLWASWGIDYLKYDNCGDHQGRSGQERYTAMRDALARTGRPILFALCNWGNDQVGTWGPATGNSWRNTGDIQANWNSVMGILDAQPGWAGFSRPGAWNDPDMLEVGNGLSDTESRAHFSLWALLNAPLIAGNDLRTMSAATKSILTNTEVIGVNQDWGGRQGNRLVDNGNTEVWTKPMAGGSVAVVLLNRGSGTATVSTSAAQIGLGSASSYSVRDLWAHTTSTTSGSVSASVPAHGAAMYVVSGGGTPPGSSTYSLKGQGSGRCLDITGGSQANGTLAGIWDCNGAANQRFTSTSAGELRVYGSAKCLDVVGAAGSNGTAVNIWDCNGQSNQQFRLNTDGTITAIGSGKCLDVSGGATANGTKVQIWDCGGAANQKWTRV; from the coding sequence ATGTTCAGACTCATTCGCGCGGTGCTGTCCGCGGCAGTGGTCGCCGCCGCGGTACCTCTCGCTCTCCTGTCCGCCCCCCAGGCCCTGGCGCTCGACAACGGCCTTGCCCGTACCCCGCAGTTGGGCTGGAACGACTGGAACAGCTTCGGTTGCAACACAAGTGACCGTCTGATCCGGCAGACCGCCGACGCCATGGTGTCCAGCGGCATGGCCGCGGCCGGTTACCAGTACGTCAACATCGACGACTGCTGGTCGACACGGAATCGTGACGCCGGCGGCAACCTGGTCGCGGACCCCGTGAAGTTCCCCAACGGAATGAAGGCAGTCGCCGACTATGTGCACGGCAAGGGGCTGAAGCTCGGCATCTACTCGTCGGCCGGCCTGACCACCTGCGCCGGGTACCCCGCCAGCCTCGGCAACGAGCAGCGGGACGCCAACCTGTGGGCGTCCTGGGGCATCGACTATCTCAAGTACGACAACTGCGGCGACCATCAGGGCCGCAGCGGCCAGGAACGCTACACCGCCATGCGCGACGCCCTCGCAAGGACAGGCCGCCCCATCCTCTTCGCCCTCTGCAACTGGGGCAACGACCAGGTCGGCACCTGGGGCCCCGCCACCGGCAACTCCTGGCGCAACACCGGCGACATCCAGGCCAACTGGAACTCCGTGATGGGAATCCTGGACGCCCAGCCCGGCTGGGCCGGCTTCTCGCGCCCCGGCGCCTGGAACGACCCGGACATGCTGGAGGTGGGCAACGGTCTGTCCGACACCGAGTCCCGAGCCCACTTCAGCCTCTGGGCGCTGCTGAACGCGCCTCTGATCGCGGGCAACGACCTGCGCACCATGAGCGCCGCCACCAAGTCGATCCTGACCAACACCGAGGTCATCGGGGTCAACCAGGACTGGGGCGGCCGCCAAGGCAACCGTCTCGTCGACAACGGCAACACCGAGGTGTGGACCAAGCCGATGGCAGGCGGCTCGGTCGCGGTGGTCCTCCTCAACCGCGGCAGCGGCACGGCCACCGTATCCACCTCCGCTGCGCAGATCGGCCTCGGCTCGGCGTCCAGTTACTCGGTACGCGATCTGTGGGCGCACACCACCAGCACGACCAGCGGCTCTGTCAGCGCCTCCGTCCCCGCCCACGGCGCCGCGATGTACGTGGTCTCCGGCGGCGGCACACCGCCCGGCAGCAGCACCTACTCGCTCAAGGGCCAGGGCTCCGGCCGCTGCCTGGACATCACCGGCGGCTCCCAGGCCAACGGAACACTTGCTGGGATCTGGGACTGCAACGGCGCCGCCAACCAACGGTTCACCAGCACCAGCGCGGGCGAACTGCGGGTCTACGGCAGCGCCAAGTGCCTGGACGTCGTCGGCGCCGCTGGCTCCAACGGCACCGCCGTGAACATCTGGGACTGCAACGGCCAGTCCAACCAGCAGTTCCGCCTCAACACCGACGGCACGATCACCGCCATCGGCTCCGGCAAGTGCCTCGACGTCAGCGGTGGCGCGACCGCCAACGGCACAAAGGTCCAGATCTGGGACTGCGGAGGCGCAGCCAACCAGAAGTGGACCCGCGTCTGA
- a CDS encoding LacI family DNA-binding transcriptional regulator: MADVAAKAGVSRALVSIVFRNQPGASEETRERVLRVADEIGYRPDSAARLLARGRSRTLGVMFTVQQTFHTNLIEAIYPEAERLGYEVLLSGATAGRSEEKAVEALLSHRCEAVILLGSFAEPAFLDQLGRRTVAVSVSRRVPQAHVDFVHSAEGKGVRQAMDHLVELGHRRIAHIDGGRGPGSAERRRAYRAAMRRHGLESEARVVPGEHTEESGIETGILLVAERDQGRPLPTAVLAGNDRSAMGLLMSLTRAGVEVPRDLSVVGYDDSHLSHLMPVGLTTVRQDAVLMAEHAVRFAVERLEDPEREPREAVLDPKLVVRGTSGPPPVG; the protein is encoded by the coding sequence ATGGCGGACGTCGCCGCGAAGGCCGGCGTCTCGCGGGCGCTCGTCTCGATCGTGTTCCGCAATCAACCGGGCGCGAGCGAGGAAACCCGGGAAAGGGTGTTGCGGGTCGCCGATGAGATCGGCTATCGGCCCGACAGTGCCGCCAGGCTGCTGGCGCGCGGCCGCAGTCGCACGCTCGGCGTGATGTTCACCGTGCAGCAAACCTTCCACACCAACCTCATCGAGGCCATCTACCCTGAGGCCGAGCGACTCGGCTACGAGGTCCTGCTGTCCGGCGCCACCGCCGGTCGCAGCGAGGAGAAGGCCGTCGAGGCGCTGCTCAGCCACCGCTGCGAGGCGGTGATCCTGCTCGGATCCTTCGCGGAGCCCGCGTTCCTCGACCAGCTGGGCCGCCGCACGGTCGCCGTCTCCGTCAGCCGCCGAGTGCCGCAGGCGCACGTGGACTTCGTGCACTCCGCCGAGGGCAAGGGTGTACGGCAGGCGATGGATCATCTCGTCGAGCTGGGACATCGCCGGATCGCGCACATCGACGGCGGCCGCGGCCCCGGCTCGGCCGAGCGGCGGCGCGCCTACCGGGCGGCGATGCGGCGCCATGGACTGGAGTCCGAGGCCCGGGTCGTCCCGGGCGAGCACACCGAGGAGTCGGGCATCGAGACCGGCATCCTCCTCGTGGCGGAACGGGACCAGGGGCGACCGTTGCCGACAGCGGTCCTCGCGGGCAACGACCGCAGCGCCATGGGGCTGTTGATGTCCCTGACCCGAGCCGGTGTCGAGGTGCCGCGCGACCTGTCCGTCGTCGGATACGACGACAGCCACCTCTCCCATCTGATGCCCGTCGGCCTGACCACCGTGCGCCAGGACGCCGTGCTCATGGCCGAGCATGCGGTGCGGTTCGCCGTGGAGCGGCTGGAGGATCCCGAACGGGAGCCGCGGGAGGCGGTGCTGGACCCGAAGCTGGTGGTGCGGGGGACCAGCGGGCCACCGCCGGTGGGCTGA
- a CDS encoding RICIN domain-containing protein gives MSRAEVLGCRWAAPVALLALLVGSLATATAPDAFAVPAERQAPAAALYVDPGAAPGGSGTAEQPFATIEQARQPAHRLSADTDVVVHLAGGTYRLSKPLTFGSGDGGQNGHTIAYQAMAGQQPVLSGAQRVSGWQVHDQNSNIWSVHVGTGVNTRQLYLNGRQAPRAAIQVPRSSFTFTQTGLTVTDSSLDYLAGLSDQSHMEVESLNSFTDRYAPVKSISGRTITMQQPAWNNNSWGYDTVNAPFAGGTMYLENNYAFLKQAGQWYLDSSTGDLYYRAQPGQDPNSLDVELPRLQSLLGISGSYGSPATGLKFTGIRFTGTSWLGPSGPDGYADQQSGAHITGAFAMPANWLSTCKSGCTQFEATRNHWVQMPAAVQVSAATDITLSENTFSELGQAGLGVGNDGVATASGVGLGANGVTVTRNTFTDIAGSGIQVGGIRPDAHHPGNPQMTNQNITISNNRVSGVGTDYKETAGILSTYVTNATITHNQCDHLPYDGIDIGWGWGTNDPGGSQDYADRGTYNYQPVYSTPTTLKNNTVSRNLVFDTKNAMHDGGSIYSLSAMPGSVISENYMYDNNRTTALYLDEGSRYLRVSDNVVQDAGNWALTNANANNHTDDSTFSGNWYNGGNTYVATGPPHNNVLTGNVLVGGADWPQGARQVIQQAGVRPTGGGFPTGYHQLVVGSTGLCLDVYGNSTVAGAAIDQWTCNGQGNQQFEFVQVSGGYGQLRAQHSGHVVAVSGGSTTAGTPDIVQQAPNGAAGSLWLPVQQPDGSYSFQNKNSGLCLDVYGGGSNLGQQLDQWPCKNSAGSNQDFTPR, from the coding sequence ATGTCGAGAGCCGAAGTGCTCGGCTGCCGGTGGGCCGCCCCGGTAGCTCTGCTCGCCTTACTGGTCGGGAGCCTGGCCACGGCCACGGCCCCGGACGCGTTCGCCGTACCGGCCGAGCGCCAGGCGCCTGCCGCCGCCCTGTACGTGGATCCGGGTGCGGCCCCCGGCGGGAGCGGCACCGCCGAGCAGCCGTTCGCGACGATCGAGCAGGCGCGGCAGCCCGCGCACCGGCTCTCGGCCGATACGGACGTCGTGGTCCACCTGGCCGGTGGCACCTACCGGTTGTCCAAGCCGCTGACGTTCGGATCCGGCGACGGCGGCCAGAACGGCCACACCATCGCCTATCAGGCCATGGCCGGGCAGCAGCCGGTCCTGAGCGGCGCCCAGCGCGTGTCAGGTTGGCAGGTGCATGATCAGAACAGCAATATCTGGTCGGTCCATGTCGGTACGGGTGTGAACACGCGTCAGCTGTACTTGAACGGCAGGCAGGCGCCGCGGGCGGCGATCCAGGTGCCCCGCTCCAGCTTCACCTTCACCCAGACCGGCCTGACCGTCACCGACTCCTCCCTCGACTACCTGGCCGGCCTCTCGGACCAGAGCCACATGGAAGTCGAGAGCCTCAACTCCTTCACCGACCGCTATGCGCCGGTCAAGTCGATCAGCGGCAGAACGATCACCATGCAGCAGCCCGCATGGAACAACAACTCCTGGGGCTACGACACCGTCAACGCGCCGTTCGCCGGCGGGACCATGTACCTGGAGAACAACTACGCGTTCCTGAAGCAGGCCGGACAGTGGTACCTCGACTCGTCCACGGGCGACCTGTACTACCGGGCCCAGCCGGGGCAGGACCCGAACAGTCTCGACGTCGAGCTGCCCCGGCTGCAGAGCCTGCTCGGCATCAGCGGCAGCTACGGCTCACCGGCGACCGGCCTGAAGTTCACCGGCATCCGGTTCACGGGAACCTCCTGGCTCGGCCCGAGCGGACCCGACGGCTACGCGGACCAGCAGAGCGGCGCGCACATCACCGGTGCCTTCGCGATGCCCGCCAACTGGCTGAGCACCTGCAAGTCGGGGTGCACCCAGTTCGAGGCCACCCGCAACCACTGGGTGCAGATGCCCGCGGCCGTACAAGTCTCCGCCGCCACCGACATCACGCTCTCCGAAAACACCTTCTCCGAACTCGGGCAGGCCGGACTGGGCGTGGGCAACGACGGCGTCGCCACGGCGTCCGGCGTCGGACTCGGCGCCAACGGCGTCACCGTCACCCGCAACACGTTCACCGACATCGCGGGCAGCGGGATCCAGGTCGGCGGGATCCGGCCGGACGCGCACCACCCCGGCAACCCGCAGATGACCAACCAGAACATCACCATCAGCAACAACAGGGTCAGCGGGGTGGGCACCGACTACAAGGAGACCGCGGGAATTTTGTCCACCTACGTCACCAACGCGACGATCACCCACAACCAGTGCGACCACCTGCCCTACGACGGGATCGACATCGGCTGGGGCTGGGGGACGAACGACCCCGGCGGCAGCCAGGACTACGCAGACCGGGGCACGTACAACTACCAGCCCGTCTACAGCACTCCCACGACGCTGAAGAACAACACCGTCTCCCGCAACCTGGTCTTCGACACCAAGAACGCGATGCACGACGGCGGCAGCATCTACAGTCTGTCCGCCATGCCCGGCTCGGTGATCTCCGAGAACTACATGTACGACAACAACCGCACCACCGCGCTGTACCTCGACGAGGGCTCCCGGTACCTGAGGGTGTCCGACAACGTGGTGCAGGACGCCGGCAACTGGGCGCTCACCAACGCCAACGCGAACAACCACACCGACGACAGCACCTTCTCCGGCAACTGGTACAACGGCGGCAACACCTACGTGGCCACCGGTCCGCCGCACAACAACGTCCTCACCGGCAACGTCCTGGTCGGCGGCGCCGACTGGCCGCAGGGCGCCAGGCAGGTCATCCAGCAGGCCGGCGTCCGGCCGACCGGCGGCGGCTTCCCCACCGGCTACCACCAGCTGGTGGTCGGCAGCACAGGTCTGTGCCTGGACGTGTACGGCAACTCCACCGTCGCGGGCGCCGCGATCGACCAGTGGACCTGCAACGGACAGGGCAACCAGCAGTTCGAGTTCGTGCAGGTCTCAGGCGGCTACGGGCAGCTGAGGGCGCAGCACTCCGGACACGTCGTGGCGGTGTCGGGCGGCTCCACGACAGCCGGTACGCCCGACATCGTGCAGCAGGCCCCGAACGGAGCGGCCGGCAGTCTGTGGCTGCCGGTACAGCAGCCCGACGGCTCCTACTCCTTCCAGAACAAGAACAGCGGCCTCTGCCTCGACGTCTACGGCGGCGGCAGCAACCTCGGCCAGCAGCTCGACCAATGGCCCTGCAAGAACTCAGCCGGCAGCAACCAGGACTTCACGCCCCGTTGA
- a CDS encoding poly(ethylene terephthalate) hydrolase family protein has product MHLRITDVPASVDAPTRPTRSGRRSRTLTLKAAVVAAVTGLITALVAIQPASAQSPSAAANPYERGPAPTVSSVAAQRGTFATAELTVPPGNGFNGGKIYYPTDTSQGTWGAVAAVPGYTARWSAEGAWMGPWLASFGFVVIGIDTNSPNDYDTARGTQLLAALDYLTQKSSVRDRVDPNRLGVLGHSMGGGGAISAAERRPSLKAALPLAPFSPSQNLSSLRVPTMVMGARDDGTVTPSYLNGLYGSMPTATQSAYIELTSGGHGFPTWGNSSVTRRTIPWLKIFLDNDARYTQFLCPSLADSSGISRSQTKCPYVPPGGTTTPPPSGGQIVQAGSGRCLDVPNASQTNGVQVQLWDCSGNVNQKWARTDAGELRVYGGKCLDAEGAGTSPGTRVIVWDCHGGQNQRWNVNGNGTITSAGSGLCLDTASGGTGNGAQSILADCNSASTQRWTLR; this is encoded by the coding sequence ATGCACTTGAGAATCACCGACGTCCCGGCGTCCGTCGACGCCCCCACCCGCCCGACGAGATCCGGCAGGAGGAGCAGGACGCTCACGTTGAAGGCGGCCGTGGTGGCGGCCGTGACCGGCCTGATCACCGCGCTGGTGGCGATCCAGCCCGCATCGGCGCAGTCGCCCTCGGCCGCGGCCAACCCGTACGAGCGCGGCCCGGCTCCCACAGTGAGCAGCGTCGCCGCCCAGCGGGGCACGTTCGCGACCGCGGAACTGACCGTCCCGCCCGGCAACGGCTTCAACGGCGGGAAGATCTACTACCCGACGGACACCTCTCAGGGCACGTGGGGTGCGGTCGCCGCCGTGCCCGGCTACACCGCCCGGTGGTCCGCCGAAGGCGCGTGGATGGGGCCGTGGCTCGCGTCCTTCGGGTTCGTCGTCATCGGCATCGACACCAACAGCCCCAACGACTACGACACAGCCCGCGGCACCCAGCTGCTCGCCGCGCTGGACTACCTCACTCAGAAGAGCTCGGTGCGCGACCGCGTCGACCCCAACCGGCTCGGCGTACTCGGCCACTCCATGGGCGGTGGCGGCGCCATCAGCGCGGCCGAACGCCGGCCGTCGCTGAAGGCAGCCCTGCCTCTCGCTCCCTTCTCCCCCTCGCAGAACCTGTCCAGCCTGCGCGTGCCCACGATGGTCATGGGCGCACGGGACGACGGCACGGTCACGCCCTCCTACCTCAACGGGCTCTACGGCAGCATGCCGACCGCCACCCAGAGTGCCTACATCGAGCTCACCAGCGGCGGTCATGGCTTCCCCACCTGGGGCAACTCCAGCGTGACGCGCCGTACGATCCCCTGGCTCAAGATCTTCCTCGACAACGACGCCCGCTACACCCAGTTCCTGTGCCCGTCGCTCGCGGACAGCAGTGGGATCTCCCGGTCCCAGACCAAGTGCCCGTACGTGCCGCCCGGCGGCACGACCACTCCCCCGCCGAGCGGCGGACAGATCGTCCAAGCCGGCTCCGGCCGCTGTCTGGACGTACCGAACGCGTCGCAGACCAACGGCGTCCAGGTCCAGCTGTGGGACTGCTCGGGCAACGTCAACCAGAAGTGGGCGCGCACCGACGCCGGGGAACTGCGGGTGTACGGCGGCAAGTGCCTGGACGCCGAGGGGGCGGGAACCTCTCCCGGCACACGGGTCATCGTCTGGGACTGCCACGGCGGGCAGAACCAGCGCTGGAACGTCAACGGCAACGGCACCATCACCAGCGCGGGATCCGGTCTGTGCCTCGACACGGCCAGCGGCGGCACCGGGAACGGCGCCCAAAGCATCCTGGCCGACTGCAACAGCGCGTCCACCCAGCGCTGGACCCTCCGATAA
- a CDS encoding glycoside hydrolase family 5 protein translates to MRFRTPTAPRAAAVLAALLGLLVPLLGFAAPAQAAPTGFRVQNGRLLEASGNDFVMRGVNHAHTWYPSRISALSHIKAKGANTVRVVLAGGDRWARNTAADVANVVAQCKQNRLICVLEVHDTTGYGDQSGAATLSRAADYWISVRNVLAGQEKYVIVNIGNEPYGNSDYARWTADTKAAVQKLRSAGFHHTLMVDAPNWGQDWAFTMRDNAASVFAADPDRNTVFSVHMYGVFNTATKVDDYLNRFVAAKLPIMVGEFGHNHSDGNPDEDAILAAAQRLRLGYLGWSWSGNSSDVQYLDLVTGFDPNQLTGWGRRLFDGANGIAATAKEAAVFSAGVTDTNPPAVPRLHH, encoded by the coding sequence ATGAGATTCCGCACGCCAACCGCCCCACGAGCGGCCGCCGTCCTGGCAGCTCTCCTGGGTCTCCTCGTCCCCCTGCTCGGTTTCGCCGCGCCGGCGCAGGCCGCGCCCACCGGCTTCCGCGTCCAGAACGGCCGCCTGCTGGAAGCGTCCGGCAACGACTTCGTGATGCGGGGCGTCAACCACGCCCACACCTGGTATCCGAGCCGGATCAGCGCCCTCTCCCACATCAAGGCCAAGGGCGCCAACACCGTCCGAGTCGTCCTCGCCGGCGGTGACCGCTGGGCTCGCAACACCGCCGCCGACGTGGCGAACGTCGTCGCCCAGTGCAAACAGAACCGGCTCATCTGCGTCCTGGAAGTCCACGACACCACGGGCTACGGCGACCAGAGCGGCGCGGCCACCCTGTCCCGCGCCGCCGACTACTGGATCAGCGTGAGGAATGTCCTGGCCGGCCAGGAGAAGTACGTCATCGTCAACATCGGCAACGAGCCGTATGGAAACAGCGACTACGCGAGGTGGACGGCCGACACCAAGGCCGCCGTCCAGAAGCTGCGGAGCGCCGGGTTCCACCACACGCTGATGGTGGACGCGCCCAACTGGGGCCAGGACTGGGCGTTCACGATGCGCGACAACGCCGCGTCGGTGTTCGCCGCCGACCCGGACCGCAACACGGTGTTCTCGGTCCACATGTACGGCGTCTTCAACACGGCTACGAAGGTCGACGACTACCTGAACCGTTTCGTGGCCGCGAAACTCCCCATCATGGTCGGAGAGTTCGGCCACAACCACTCGGACGGCAATCCCGACGAGGACGCCATACTGGCCGCCGCGCAGCGGCTCCGTCTCGGTTACCTGGGCTGGTCATGGAGCGGCAACAGCAGCGATGTGCAATACCTGGACCTGGTCACCGGCTTCGACCCCAACCAGCTCACCGGTTGGGGTCGACGCCTCTTCGACGGAGCGAACGGCATCGCCGCCACCGCCAAGGAGGCAGCGGTCTTCTCCGCCGGCGTCACGGACACCAACCCCCCGGCCGTTCCCCGGCTCCACCACTGA
- a CDS encoding LacI family DNA-binding transcriptional regulator codes for MNIGEIARRAGVSRSTVSYALSGKRPVASSTRRRVQDVINELGYRPNATARALKEGRTRTIGLVIPPAGNRLTHMQLDFVASVVDAAARVDLDVLLSPSGADHDRSFERLVSESRVDGVILMEIRLEDPRVGRLQVAGLPFVGIGHTAGDQQMSWIDVDYAGLVRHCVRHLADLGHRRVALITRSAELVAAGYGPARRAREGFEAAVTERDLDGIEVPCGDDARSGQECVEALLRRCPGLTAVTTINEAALPGIQRALADTGLDVPYDFSITGVAARTWAEDFRPPLTAADVPALEMGEKAVALLVERITAPDAPPRHILLTPPISLRSSTAAARTGRQASPDRGAR; via the coding sequence ATGAACATCGGGGAGATCGCTCGGCGCGCCGGCGTGTCACGCAGCACGGTGTCGTACGCGCTCAGCGGCAAGCGACCCGTCGCGAGCAGCACCCGCAGACGGGTCCAGGACGTGATCAACGAGTTGGGATATCGCCCCAACGCGACCGCGCGGGCCCTCAAGGAGGGCCGGACCCGGACGATCGGTCTCGTCATCCCGCCGGCCGGAAACAGGCTCACACACATGCAACTCGACTTCGTGGCCAGCGTGGTCGACGCCGCAGCCCGGGTCGACCTGGACGTGCTCCTGTCCCCCTCCGGCGCGGACCACGACCGCTCCTTCGAGCGGTTGGTGTCGGAGAGCCGGGTGGACGGCGTCATCCTGATGGAGATCCGCCTGGAGGACCCTCGCGTGGGTCGCCTGCAGGTTGCCGGACTGCCCTTCGTCGGCATCGGGCACACCGCCGGCGACCAGCAGATGTCCTGGATCGACGTCGACTACGCCGGCCTGGTCCGGCACTGCGTGCGGCACCTCGCCGATCTGGGGCACCGCCGAGTGGCTCTGATCACGCGTTCCGCCGAACTCGTCGCGGCGGGTTACGGCCCGGCGCGCAGGGCCAGAGAGGGTTTCGAGGCCGCCGTGACCGAACGCGACCTCGACGGCATCGAAGTGCCGTGCGGAGACGACGCCCGCTCAGGTCAGGAATGCGTCGAGGCACTGCTGCGCAGATGTCCGGGCCTCACCGCCGTGACCACCATCAACGAGGCCGCCCTGCCCGGCATCCAGCGCGCGCTGGCGGACACCGGCCTCGACGTGCCGTACGACTTCTCCATCACCGGAGTGGCGGCCAGGACCTGGGCCGAGGACTTCCGCCCGCCGCTTACGGCGGCAGACGTACCGGCCCTGGAAATGGGTGAGAAGGCCGTTGCCCTTCTGGTGGAACGCATCACCGCGCCGGACGCCCCGCCTCGGCACATCCTGTTGACCCCACCGATCTCGCTGCGCTCCAGCACAGCCGCCGCGCGCACCGGCCGGCAGGCGTCACCCGACCGCGGGGCGCGCTGA
- a CDS encoding ricin-type beta-trefoil lectin domain protein, whose product MKKYLAPWGAALATALGLGAALPAAAATGTESPPSAVRAAVPTALRLMPLGNSITWGVGSSSGNGYRGFLRNQLAAEGHALDFVGSGRNGTMSDPDNEGHSGWRIDQITGIADSVLARYRPNVVTLEIGTNDLNGNYQIPTAPDRLRALIDRITSAAPDATVLVGTVIISTSGTEEANRPAFNAKIPGIVQAAQAAGKHVRLVDMSALTRADLADALHPNDTGYRKMADAFTAGIQAADAAGWIKPPASAGGEVRSGIAGKCLDVNGGNSANGTAVDIWSCNGSDAQLWSARSGGTLLALGKCLDATGRGTANGTKIAVWDCNGGTNQQWQAYNGGYRNPVSGRCLDLPGASAADGTQLVLWDCNGGANQQWTALPVS is encoded by the coding sequence ATGAAGAAGTACCTGGCACCCTGGGGCGCGGCGCTGGCGACCGCGCTCGGTCTGGGCGCCGCCCTGCCCGCGGCGGCCGCCACCGGCACCGAGTCGCCGCCCTCCGCCGTACGGGCCGCCGTGCCCACCGCCCTGCGGTTGATGCCGTTGGGGAACTCCATCACCTGGGGCGTCGGCAGCTCGTCGGGGAACGGCTACCGCGGCTTCCTGCGGAACCAGCTGGCGGCCGAGGGACACGCACTGGACTTCGTCGGCTCGGGTCGAAACGGCACCATGTCCGACCCGGACAACGAAGGCCACTCCGGCTGGCGGATCGACCAGATCACCGGCATCGCGGACTCCGTGCTGGCCCGTTACCGCCCGAACGTGGTCACTCTGGAGATCGGCACCAACGACCTGAACGGCAACTACCAGATCCCGACCGCCCCCGACCGGCTCCGCGCGCTCATCGACCGGATCACCAGCGCCGCCCCCGACGCGACCGTCCTGGTCGGCACCGTGATCATCTCCACCAGTGGCACGGAGGAGGCCAACCGGCCCGCGTTCAACGCCAAGATCCCCGGGATCGTCCAGGCCGCGCAGGCCGCCGGCAAGCACGTACGCCTGGTGGACATGAGCGCCCTGACCAGAGCGGACCTGGCCGACGCCCTGCACCCCAACGACACCGGCTACCGCAAGATGGCGGACGCCTTCACCGCCGGAATCCAGGCAGCGGACGCGGCCGGCTGGATCAAGCCGCCGGCTTCCGCGGGCGGCGAGGTGCGCTCGGGGATCGCGGGGAAGTGCCTGGACGTCAACGGTGGCAACAGCGCCAACGGGACCGCGGTGGACATCTGGTCCTGCAACGGCTCCGACGCCCAGCTCTGGTCCGCTCGCTCCGGCGGCACCCTGCTGGCCCTCGGGAAGTGCCTCGACGCCACCGGCCGCGGTACCGCCAACGGCACGAAAATCGCTGTCTGGGACTGCAACGGTGGCACCAACCAACAGTGGCAGGCGTACAACGGCGGTTACCGCAACCCGGTCTCCGGCCGCTGCCTCGACCTCCCCGGCGCGTCCGCCGCCGACGGAACGCAACTGGTCCTGTGGGACTGCAACGGCGGCGCCAACCAGCAGTGGACGGCTCTGCCGGTCTCCTGA